A part of Sinorhizobium chiapasense genomic DNA contains:
- a CDS encoding adenylate/guanylate cyclase domain-containing protein — protein sequence MNCHECGYEIQSGFAFCPKCGAKQQNLCPGCGYSCPPHFAFCPQCGTQIDASAPSEPRSAPARRPDVSRTAPQVVSPPRSSADSGADRRTVTIVFADLCSFTTLGEQVDPEILQALQNELFEALTEAVETFGGFVDKFIGDALLALFGAPVAHEDDPERALRAALEMVHRAALVGERWRERIGLPLNLHIGVNTGPVVTGAFGAGDSKSYSVTGDTVNTAQRLQSMAGPDEILVGPVTHRLTRHAFAYETLGAVALRGKTGSVQVHRMTGALEVPRAARGLDALGLSAPMIGRDKEIGRLRDCLALACNGTAQLVRLTGEAGIGKTRLVNEFLAGLGEDAEFAHVAVRRAGCSPLGETSYGTLARVLRSAYGISSTDTPEQTQEGLSLGLAEIGFPPAEIEQLMPLFFHILGIGDRDGMLQHVAPEQVRRQLFSAIRTILERRLDQAPLLLVIEDLHWADAASLEALRFVLDRLDRRPLMLLTTQRPDAGLDRLTPGRTSITALRLGPLTAADGQQLLSALFGEGRLPNKLCERILRRAGGNPLFVEEIVRSLIDLETLRRDGSHWRVAGGEATVDIPVGIEAMLLARIDRLPQEVRRLVHCAAVIGPSFDASLLRSIAVAPADVDRGLELLCDTEIIEEAGSERSSQSYRFTQSLLHEAVYNNLLVKRRTEVHAAIAEALERRYGENPQRFEELALLGHHFSQSADRSKGARYLMAAGDRARQLSANEDAIRYYRQAMAALAALSEERPEWFVARERVADLLEPTGERAAAEEHYRALLGYERVSTDPVVSARILRKLGHLLWEAGNREQAQANFSDAAVLLASADAPVESASLLQERGHLAFRMGDYLAASQWADDALSRVRDLARDASDETRREAALVTAEALNTKGVALARRGRRREAIAAVEESVSVAEAATLMQAACRGYTNLGVLYTIVDPKLAIDVCQRGLDMARRIGDLGFQARLLANLAVAYCTFTDRCAAEGVPAAQKAIEIDRALDQRDHLPVSLLVLGQIYQCHDRPHEARRLYGEALDVAAETSEAQVLFPCYDGLGALCLDAGDLEAAERYFTLARDICARHDLDPEALMILPFLD from the coding sequence ATGAACTGTCACGAATGCGGTTACGAAATACAAAGCGGTTTTGCATTTTGCCCGAAGTGCGGTGCGAAACAGCAGAACCTGTGCCCGGGTTGTGGCTATTCCTGTCCGCCGCACTTCGCCTTTTGCCCGCAATGCGGCACCCAGATCGACGCGTCGGCACCGTCGGAGCCTCGGTCCGCGCCAGCGCGGCGGCCAGATGTTTCCCGCACGGCGCCTCAGGTCGTGTCTCCGCCCCGTTCGAGCGCGGATAGTGGTGCCGACCGCCGAACGGTCACGATCGTCTTTGCCGATCTCTGCAGCTTCACCACCTTGGGCGAGCAGGTCGATCCGGAGATCTTGCAGGCGCTGCAGAACGAGCTCTTCGAGGCGTTGACGGAGGCCGTGGAAACCTTCGGCGGGTTCGTCGACAAGTTCATCGGCGACGCGTTGCTCGCCCTCTTCGGTGCACCGGTGGCGCATGAGGACGATCCGGAGCGGGCGCTTCGTGCCGCGCTGGAAATGGTGCATCGGGCAGCGCTGGTGGGCGAACGCTGGCGGGAACGCATCGGTCTGCCGCTGAACCTCCATATCGGCGTCAATACCGGCCCCGTCGTCACCGGCGCCTTCGGTGCGGGCGACAGCAAATCCTATTCGGTCACCGGAGATACGGTGAACACCGCACAGCGGCTGCAGTCGATGGCTGGGCCGGATGAAATACTGGTCGGGCCGGTGACACACCGCCTCACGCGGCACGCCTTTGCTTACGAGACGCTCGGGGCGGTCGCCTTGCGCGGCAAGACCGGCAGCGTGCAGGTTCATCGCATGACCGGCGCGCTCGAGGTGCCGCGCGCGGCACGAGGGCTCGACGCGCTCGGCCTGAGCGCGCCGATGATCGGGCGCGACAAGGAAATCGGGCGCTTGCGTGATTGTCTTGCGTTGGCCTGCAACGGCACGGCGCAATTGGTGCGCCTGACCGGTGAAGCCGGGATCGGCAAGACACGTCTTGTCAACGAGTTTCTCGCCGGCCTTGGCGAAGATGCCGAGTTTGCGCACGTCGCCGTGCGGCGGGCAGGGTGTTCTCCGCTCGGGGAAACCTCCTACGGAACCCTCGCCCGGGTCCTGCGCAGCGCCTACGGCATATCCTCGACGGACACGCCGGAGCAGACGCAGGAGGGCCTGTCCCTCGGTCTTGCCGAAATCGGCTTTCCGCCGGCCGAGATCGAGCAACTCATGCCGCTCTTCTTTCATATTCTCGGCATCGGCGATCGCGACGGGATGCTGCAGCATGTCGCACCCGAACAGGTTCGGCGACAGCTGTTCTCCGCCATCCGGACCATCCTGGAGCGGCGGCTCGACCAGGCGCCGCTTCTCCTCGTCATCGAGGACCTGCACTGGGCGGATGCGGCTTCGCTCGAGGCACTCCGTTTCGTGCTGGACAGGCTGGATCGCCGGCCGCTGATGCTCCTGACGACGCAGCGCCCGGATGCCGGTCTCGACAGGCTGACGCCCGGCCGCACCAGCATCACCGCCTTGCGGCTCGGTCCATTAACCGCGGCCGATGGTCAACAACTTCTGTCGGCGCTCTTCGGAGAAGGTCGCCTGCCTAACAAATTGTGTGAGCGGATCCTGCGTCGGGCCGGCGGCAACCCGCTGTTCGTCGAGGAGATCGTTCGCAGCCTGATCGATCTGGAAACGCTGAGGCGCGACGGTTCCCATTGGCGCGTGGCCGGCGGTGAAGCGACGGTCGACATCCCCGTCGGGATCGAAGCGATGCTGCTGGCGAGAATCGACCGGTTGCCGCAGGAGGTGCGCCGCCTGGTTCACTGTGCCGCCGTCATAGGGCCGAGCTTTGACGCGAGCCTGCTGAGAAGCATTGCCGTCGCGCCGGCGGATGTGGACCGGGGCCTGGAGCTGCTTTGCGACACGGAAATCATAGAGGAGGCCGGGAGCGAGCGATCGTCGCAATCCTACCGTTTCACGCAGTCGCTGCTCCACGAGGCCGTCTACAACAACCTGCTCGTGAAGCGGCGCACGGAAGTTCACGCGGCCATCGCCGAGGCGCTCGAGCGTCGCTACGGCGAAAATCCGCAGCGGTTCGAGGAACTGGCGCTGCTCGGCCACCATTTCAGCCAGTCGGCGGACCGGAGCAAGGGCGCACGCTACCTCATGGCGGCCGGCGATCGAGCGCGCCAGCTCTCAGCGAACGAGGATGCCATCCGCTACTACCGGCAAGCCATGGCGGCGCTTGCGGCCTTGAGCGAAGAAAGGCCGGAATGGTTCGTTGCCCGCGAGCGCGTCGCGGATCTCCTGGAGCCGACCGGCGAGCGCGCCGCTGCGGAGGAGCATTATCGCGCGCTCCTCGGCTATGAGCGGGTCTCGACCGATCCGGTTGTCTCCGCACGGATCCTTCGCAAGCTCGGCCATCTCCTCTGGGAGGCCGGCAATCGCGAGCAGGCGCAAGCGAATTTCAGCGATGCGGCCGTCCTCCTCGCAAGTGCGGATGCGCCGGTGGAGAGCGCTTCCCTTCTGCAGGAGCGTGGACATCTCGCTTTTCGGATGGGCGACTATCTTGCCGCTTCGCAATGGGCGGACGACGCGTTGAGCCGTGTCAGGGACCTGGCACGCGACGCAAGTGACGAGACGCGGCGCGAGGCCGCCCTGGTTACCGCCGAGGCGTTGAACACCAAGGGTGTGGCGCTGGCACGCCGTGGCCGCAGGCGCGAGGCGATCGCTGCGGTCGAGGAGAGCGTTAGCGTTGCCGAGGCGGCCACCCTGATGCAGGCGGCCTGCCGCGGATACACGAATCTCGGCGTGCTCTACACGATCGTCGATCCGAAACTGGCGATCGACGTCTGCCAACGCGGCCTGGACATGGCGCGGCGCATCGGCGATCTCGGTTTTCAGGCGCGGCTGCTCGCCAACCTGGCCGTAGCCTACTGTACCTTCACCGACCGCTGCGCGGCCGAGGGCGTGCCCGCCGCGCAGAAAGCGATCGAAATCGACCGCGCTCTCGACCAGCGCGATCACCTGCCGGTGTCCCTGCTTGTGCTGGGGCAGATTTACCAGTGCCACGATCGCCCGCACGAGGCGCGCCGGCTTTATGGCGAAGCGCTCGACGTCGCCGCCGAAACGAGCGAAGCGCAGGTGCTGTTTCCGTGCTATGATGGTCTTGGAGCGCTCTGCCTTGATGCGGGAGATCTGGAGGCGGCCGAGCGCTATTTTACACTGGCTCGAGACATCTGCGCGCGTCACGATCTTGATCCCGAAGCATTGATGATACTGCCGTTTCTCGACTAG